One window of Rubrivirga sp. SAORIC476 genomic DNA carries:
- a CDS encoding lasso peptide biosynthesis B2 protein, with protein sequence MPRLRLLRVLRLPLPELGRAVEAAVLFHAFRVVLRVVPIRRLTPLLGEAGAPDAPLDGTHTATDGVLAVRRALRRAGRKHPDTCLPQAFAGRVMLHRRGLPSTLSLGVRDEGDGVLDFHAWLRAGGLLINWGGGPRQYAVLGTYHDTPGR encoded by the coding sequence GTGCCCCGGCTCCGTCTCCTGCGCGTCCTCCGTCTGCCGCTGCCCGAACTGGGCCGCGCGGTCGAGGCCGCAGTGCTGTTCCATGCGTTCCGCGTGGTGCTGCGGGTCGTGCCGATCCGTCGTCTGACGCCCCTGCTCGGCGAAGCGGGCGCGCCCGATGCCCCACTGGACGGCACCCACACGGCGACGGACGGGGTCCTGGCCGTTCGGCGGGCGCTCCGTCGGGCGGGGCGCAAGCACCCGGACACGTGCCTGCCGCAAGCCTTCGCCGGGCGTGTGATGCTCCACCGCCGCGGCCTGCCGTCCACGCTGTCGCTGGGGGTCCGGGACGAGGGCGACGGCGTCCTCGACTTCCATGCGTGGCTCCGCGCGGGCGGCCTGCTCATCAACTGGGGGGGCGGGCCGAGGCAGTACGCGGTGCTGGGCACCTACCACGACACGCCGGGCCGCTGA
- a CDS encoding nucleotidyltransferase family protein: MPRPPSSVSSGPDERSALFGPPTTLERDLWARPESRLLLLSARTCPPPLTEATEGVDWPTFRKLVFAHRLVPHVARSLSEVPTVPSAFCHALQQAEADNAWRQLEMARVLTVVLGALGEAGVPALPIKGPALASWLFGDPARRTSIDLDVLVAPDALAEAFAVVGRIGFESGGKVRGLTAAEAEVVATEFQLKDAAFIHPEWRVSLEIHWRPFRDRGLSTLAEGLAADLRVDTTGLAWRNTRVSAAGAAFVLAHGAMHGYRRLTWLADAAALSERLDEAAWEEVVALAAADGFEGAVLLGPYLAHRLLGAPVPEAVRPRIEAHLPRLRRLAGWCLTETPDHERQMHPATAALGAGLYDRSGDRLRHLWHLLVSPASGELAEADLRPGAAARARRIAARPARLVRNGARWVTGQR; encoded by the coding sequence ATGCCCCGCCCGCCGTCCTCCGTCTCTTCTGGTCCCGATGAGCGCAGCGCTCTGTTCGGACCGCCGACGACGTTGGAGCGGGATCTCTGGGCGAGGCCGGAGTCGCGCCTCCTCCTGCTCAGCGCCCGGACGTGCCCGCCACCGCTGACCGAGGCCACCGAGGGCGTCGACTGGCCGACGTTTCGGAAGCTGGTGTTCGCGCACCGGCTCGTTCCGCATGTCGCGCGCTCGCTCAGCGAGGTGCCGACGGTCCCCTCTGCGTTCTGCCACGCGCTCCAGCAGGCCGAGGCGGACAACGCGTGGCGGCAGTTGGAGATGGCGCGGGTGCTCACCGTCGTGCTGGGGGCGCTGGGGGAGGCGGGCGTACCGGCGCTCCCGATCAAGGGGCCGGCGCTCGCCTCCTGGCTCTTCGGGGACCCCGCCCGGCGGACGAGCATCGACCTCGATGTGCTGGTCGCCCCGGATGCGCTGGCGGAGGCGTTCGCCGTCGTCGGACGGATCGGCTTCGAGAGCGGCGGCAAAGTCCGCGGCCTGACGGCCGCCGAGGCGGAGGTGGTCGCGACTGAGTTCCAGCTCAAGGACGCCGCCTTCATTCACCCCGAGTGGCGGGTGTCGCTCGAAATCCACTGGCGGCCGTTCCGCGACCGCGGCCTGTCGACGCTCGCCGAGGGGCTCGCTGCCGACCTGCGCGTGGACACGACGGGGCTGGCGTGGCGCAACACGCGGGTGTCCGCTGCGGGCGCGGCCTTCGTGCTCGCTCACGGCGCCATGCACGGCTACCGCCGCCTGACGTGGCTCGCCGACGCCGCGGCTCTCTCCGAGCGCCTCGACGAGGCCGCCTGGGAGGAGGTCGTCGCGCTGGCCGCCGCGGACGGCTTCGAAGGGGCCGTCCTGCTGGGGCCGTACCTCGCCCACCGCCTCCTGGGCGCGCCGGTGCCCGAGGCAGTCCGCCCCCGCATCGAGGCGCACCTGCCGCGGCTGCGGCGGCTGGCGGGCTGGTGCCTCACCGAGACGCCCGACCACGAGCGCCAGATGCACCCGGCCACGGCAGCCCTCGGGGCGGGACTCTACGACCGCTCCGGCGATCGTCTCCGCCACCTCTGGCACCTGCTCGTGAGCCCGGCCAGCGGCGAACTCGCCGAGGCCGACCTCCGCCCGGGCGCTGCCGCCCGGGCGCGGCGCATCGCCGCACGACCGGCGCGGCTCGTTCGCAACGGGGCGCGCTGGGTGACGGGGCAGCGCTAG
- a CDS encoding asparagine synthase-related protein, whose protein sequence is MSAPHALAVRPGDAPARGPLGAAVVCFDDWAGTPGVHLLYADLDLADRARLHADLGAEAEGTDDDALVVAAIQTWGDDAPDRLGGTFAYAAWDGARQAVVGAVDGLGLQPLGVAETPGGLVIGGDVRAVLAADGVPDDLDEGALAAALLDAAFKPAAVGRTFLRAIRALPPAHRLVADGTGVLTTRYWRPETTPVRHFRGIEACGAALRTLLREVTAEAIGDAEPGTVGVHLSAGIDSTAVAAFAAEALAARSLPPPTAFSWLPAPAPGTPPAPDQARVLAVADRWGMDVVWCPPTPDDALAGLSMDATREPTTMWTPEAPVRRAAAERGIRLMLSGWGGDEAISFSGRGLVGPHLLRTGRWGPLIAFALADPRAALQRYRASPIRRARLTAHPPLDVMREAALRGEHATFARPDLLRRADLPESLPKPVGDPRAYLAWLLHRGHLGQRTAAWAQVGTPLGLRYRYPLLDRRVLTFALSLPPEAWLTRRRLRRWPLREATAGLVPDRVRLHDSKAEPTWTEASRQSTEVAAAQFASLAARPGAHARAHLIDIGALQEALSVWTQKIEAENQGRWTALGLQAVSFLSSPPAPLSRPPR, encoded by the coding sequence ATGAGCGCCCCGCATGCCCTTGCCGTCCGCCCCGGCGACGCGCCCGCGCGCGGCCCGCTGGGCGCCGCCGTCGTCTGCTTCGACGACTGGGCCGGGACGCCGGGCGTCCACCTGCTCTACGCCGACCTCGACCTGGCCGACCGCGCGCGCCTCCACGCCGACCTCGGGGCCGAGGCCGAGGGGACCGACGACGACGCGCTCGTGGTCGCGGCGATCCAGACGTGGGGCGACGACGCCCCCGACCGCCTCGGCGGCACGTTCGCCTACGCCGCCTGGGACGGCGCCCGCCAGGCCGTCGTGGGCGCCGTCGACGGCCTCGGGCTGCAGCCGCTCGGGGTCGCCGAGACGCCCGGCGGGCTCGTGATCGGCGGCGACGTGCGGGCGGTGCTCGCGGCCGACGGCGTGCCGGACGACCTCGACGAGGGCGCGCTCGCCGCCGCCCTGCTGGACGCCGCCTTCAAGCCCGCCGCGGTCGGGCGGACCTTCCTACGCGCCATCCGGGCGCTGCCCCCCGCGCACCGGCTCGTCGCCGACGGCACTGGCGTCCTGACCACGCGCTACTGGCGACCCGAGACGACGCCCGTGCGCCACTTCCGCGGCATCGAGGCGTGCGGCGCGGCCCTGCGGACGCTCCTGCGGGAGGTCACCGCCGAGGCCATCGGCGACGCCGAGCCCGGCACCGTGGGCGTCCACCTCTCGGCGGGCATCGACTCGACGGCGGTGGCGGCGTTCGCGGCCGAGGCGCTGGCGGCCCGCAGCCTCCCGCCGCCGACCGCCTTCTCCTGGCTCCCGGCCCCCGCGCCCGGCACGCCGCCCGCGCCCGACCAGGCCCGCGTGCTCGCCGTGGCCGACCGCTGGGGCATGGACGTCGTGTGGTGCCCGCCGACGCCCGACGACGCCCTGGCCGGCCTCTCGATGGATGCGACGCGCGAGCCCACCACCATGTGGACGCCCGAAGCCCCCGTCCGCCGCGCGGCTGCCGAGCGAGGCATCCGCCTGATGCTCTCCGGCTGGGGCGGGGACGAGGCCATCAGCTTCAGCGGGCGCGGGCTGGTGGGGCCGCACCTGCTGCGGACCGGCCGGTGGGGGCCGCTGATCGCGTTCGCGCTCGCCGACCCCCGCGCCGCGCTCCAGCGCTACCGGGCGTCGCCGATCCGCCGCGCCCGGCTGACGGCCCACCCGCCGCTGGATGTGATGCGCGAGGCCGCGCTTCGGGGCGAGCACGCCACGTTCGCCCGGCCGGACCTGCTCCGGCGCGCGGACCTTCCCGAGAGCCTTCCTAAGCCCGTCGGGGACCCGCGTGCGTACCTCGCGTGGCTGCTCCACCGCGGCCACCTCGGGCAGAGGACGGCCGCGTGGGCGCAGGTCGGGACGCCACTCGGCCTCCGCTACCGCTACCCACTGCTCGACCGCCGCGTGCTGACGTTCGCGCTGTCCCTGCCTCCAGAGGCCTGGCTCACGCGGCGACGGCTCCGGCGCTGGCCCCTCCGCGAAGCGACGGCCGGGCTCGTGCCCGACCGCGTCCGTCTGCACGACTCGAAGGCGGAGCCGACCTGGACGGAGGCCTCCCGCCAGTCCACCGAGGTGGCCGCAGCCCAGTTCGCGAGCCTCGCGGCCCGGCCAGGAGCCCACGCGCGCGCACATCTCATCGACATAGGGGCCCTCCAGGAAGCGCTTTCAGTATGGACGCAGAAAATTGAAGCAGAAAACCAGGGCCGGTGGACCGCATTAGGCCTTCAAGCCGTATCCTTCCTTTCATCACCCCCCGCTCCCCTTTCCCGACCGCCGCGATGA
- a CDS encoding CRTAC1 family protein, whose product MLLLTGGARRRVLAILLVGLGMGSACTPEPPSMPEVLAEKHEWLAEARGAPAFTNGRARALREMDRPPPTTLRDIVRGSSRLLQGGLTQEAIDMLSLGDSTAWEPAQISRLGVAYLRLGEQANCLAAGHAAEVCILPFRAAAVHADPEPARRAAALFETLLDRDSTDLDARWLLNIAHQALGDYPDGVPARYRIPGLGVPPEGAADGFPRLENVAPERGVATMALSGGAALDDFDGDGDLDLIASSWGLADPIRYYENDGRGHFTERTQEAGLDGLTGGLNLIHGDVDNDGDLDVFVLRGAWTRQWGEIPNSLLRNDGQGRFTDDTFAAGLGSERPTGAAAFADVDGDGWLDLFVGNEVGERRTHYASELYLNNRDGTFRDAAREAGLTVDAFVKGAVWTDADADGRPDLYVSVMSAANRLYLNRSTDGRVRFEAAPVAAGPEASFSAAAFDWDQDGRDDLMALAYPSRGFSEGDGLAGGAAREALGMPPRHEPTHLFRNLGGSFGDVTEVAGLGRFTAPVMGVNVEDFDGDGWVDLYAATGAPNFAALVPNRLLMGGPDGRFVDRTYVSGTGHLQKGHGVSFGDVDGDLDPELYVVAGGAFESDTAANLLFDNPWQDRGWVVLRLEGQQANRSAIGARVAVRVLDSDGSRRTLWRTVGMGGSFGSNSLQLEVGLGGGTVEAVEVTWPGSGTESTFGDVERGGRYRLVEGTTAAQPIPLTLDATPARPTMGGHEGHGA is encoded by the coding sequence ATGCTGTTGTTGACAGGCGGGGCGCGGCGACGCGTCCTCGCGATCCTGCTGGTCGGCCTGGGGATGGGGAGTGCCTGCACGCCCGAGCCCCCGTCGATGCCCGAGGTGCTGGCCGAGAAGCACGAGTGGCTGGCTGAGGCCCGCGGCGCCCCCGCCTTCACCAACGGTCGCGCACGCGCGCTCCGGGAGATGGACAGGCCGCCCCCAACGACGCTCCGCGACATCGTGCGTGGGTCCAGCCGCCTGCTCCAGGGCGGACTCACGCAAGAGGCCATCGACATGCTGAGCCTGGGCGACAGCACGGCCTGGGAGCCCGCACAGATCTCACGCCTCGGCGTCGCCTACCTGCGGCTCGGCGAGCAGGCCAACTGCCTGGCCGCGGGCCACGCCGCTGAGGTCTGCATCCTGCCGTTCCGCGCGGCGGCCGTCCACGCCGACCCCGAACCTGCGCGCCGCGCCGCCGCCCTGTTCGAGACGCTGCTCGACCGCGACTCGACCGACCTCGACGCCCGCTGGCTGCTCAACATCGCGCACCAGGCCCTGGGCGACTACCCCGACGGCGTTCCGGCGCGGTACCGCATCCCCGGCCTCGGCGTCCCGCCCGAGGGGGCCGCCGACGGCTTCCCGCGCCTGGAGAACGTCGCCCCGGAGCGCGGTGTCGCCACGATGGCGCTCTCCGGCGGCGCCGCGCTGGACGACTTCGACGGCGACGGCGACCTGGACCTGATCGCGTCCAGCTGGGGCCTCGCCGATCCCATCCGCTACTACGAGAACGACGGCCGAGGCCACTTCACCGAGCGCACGCAGGAGGCGGGCCTCGACGGGCTCACGGGCGGGCTCAACCTCATCCACGGCGACGTGGACAACGACGGCGACCTCGACGTGTTCGTCCTCCGTGGCGCCTGGACGCGGCAGTGGGGCGAGATCCCCAACTCGCTCCTCCGCAACGACGGCCAGGGCCGCTTCACCGACGACACGTTCGCCGCCGGACTCGGAAGCGAGCGCCCGACCGGCGCGGCTGCCTTCGCCGACGTGGACGGGGACGGCTGGCTGGACCTGTTCGTGGGCAACGAGGTCGGGGAGCGACGCACGCACTACGCCTCCGAGTTGTACCTCAACAACCGCGACGGCACCTTCCGCGACGCGGCGCGCGAGGCGGGCCTCACCGTCGATGCCTTCGTCAAGGGCGCCGTCTGGACCGACGCCGACGCCGACGGCCGGCCGGACCTCTACGTCAGCGTCATGAGTGCGGCCAACCGCCTCTACCTCAACCGCAGCACCGACGGCCGCGTCCGCTTCGAGGCGGCGCCGGTCGCCGCAGGCCCGGAGGCGAGCTTTTCGGCGGCGGCCTTCGACTGGGACCAGGATGGCCGCGACGACCTGATGGCGCTCGCCTACCCCAGCCGAGGGTTCTCGGAGGGCGACGGGCTCGCGGGCGGCGCGGCGCGCGAGGCGCTCGGGATGCCTCCCCGCCACGAACCCACCCACCTGTTCCGCAACCTCGGCGGCTCCTTCGGCGACGTCACCGAGGTGGCCGGGCTGGGCCGCTTCACCGCGCCCGTCATGGGTGTCAACGTGGAGGACTTCGACGGTGACGGCTGGGTGGATCTGTACGCGGCGACCGGCGCGCCCAACTTCGCCGCGCTCGTTCCCAACCGCCTGCTGATGGGCGGCCCCGACGGCCGCTTCGTGGACCGGACGTACGTGTCGGGCACGGGCCACCTGCAGAAGGGGCACGGCGTCTCGTTCGGTGACGTAGACGGCGACCTCGACCCGGAGCTCTACGTGGTCGCGGGCGGTGCGTTCGAGTCGGACACGGCAGCCAACCTGCTCTTCGACAACCCGTGGCAGGACCGGGGCTGGGTGGTGTTGCGGCTGGAGGGGCAACAGGCCAACCGCTCCGCCATCGGCGCCCGCGTCGCCGTCCGCGTCCTCGATTCGGACGGCTCCCGGCGCACGCTCTGGCGGACGGTCGGGATGGGGGGGAGCTTCGGCTCGAACAGCCTCCAGTTGGAGGTCGGGCTGGGCGGCGGCACCGTCGAAGCGGTGGAGGTCACGTGGCCGGGGAGCGGCACCGAGAGCACGTTCGGCGACGTCGAGCGCGGAGGGCGCTACCGGCTGGTCGAGGGCACGACGGCGGCGCAGCCGATCCCCCTCACCCTCGACGCGACCCCTGCACGTCCCACGATGGGCGGACACGAAGGCCACGGCGCCTGA
- a CDS encoding FG-GAP-like repeat-containing protein, translated as MSLAPPLAAPRGIDKRLVLAGVLLAAVAFAFWTGSRYPSLDNKAMMAGDAEITGLAFDRVVEVAPDAPVLTRIGANSVNWAYTNKQGMTFGVLFAALVLTVLPLASKRKFEGGMANTLMGVAMGAPLGVCVNCAVPIAEGIHQSGARGETTLATLMSSPTLNVVVLSMTFALFPFWMASLKLGLTLGFILLVIPLLVRMLWKERGPAPAAEVLAPDGATIGPDLPAAPALDEAMGFDTRPATWGAAIAWTVRSLVKNLWYIGKTTVPLMLLAGLLGAIVVTLLPWEALTNWLPALQLKAHPIQTIATLAAVALLGTFLPVPIAFDVIVCAILSAAGVPLAYVAVLFVTLGTFSAYPFLQIQHSMSRPTAVGLFVGVALLGVMAGVAALVLNPWYETRQQTVAATALLAADPAPRATFPTEALSADAVRALLIAAPASAAVSSADGVTVERTAFRTAGTGGGEPGTMAFTSIHGADLGIAEPSNATVDRALVGIGTNRAAASGDVHGDGWPDLVFTSQAGVSLWANIGGERFVRQEIAVPAFDDLYIADAGLVDLDGDGALDLYVASAGGGNHVVYNDGGAFTEAGHVVLPNLPGAFRSTSTAFGDVNGDGALDIVVGNVVGANVRTPGNPADTSLEEARNALLLNEGGRGAFAMEALPGVPGETLSLLLSDLDGDGDLDLVAGNDFSTPDVFYLGDGAGGFRLVTRQDGIVPTGTNTTMSVVSADLDNDLRPELFIAQIGHLENARVAGRLPADVMCAERAEQDREACERAYRFQLTQTRARDQQSASVCMELDDPAEQADCAANFLAQTKGRNGANCDVLTEAGRWRLQSRYCALFEQRVAPLSEADKAALIPSKGNNLNVLLRRADGDALRYTDEVEMSGLTRTGWTWDTRFADFDQDGWQDLFVVNSVMMNRRNDRDLLFRNVDGRRFENVTETVPGLGSWMATYATTAVDLDLDGDLDLVTPRAMGPVDVFRNEAGGAALQVVLRDDAGGTTTGIGATVIVRYGDGKHQMREIQASGGFLSFDEPVAHFGLGDASAVDTIEVRWSTGETTVLSGPFATGARYTVRRETR; from the coding sequence ATGTCGCTCGCTCCCCCGCTGGCCGCCCCGCGCGGCATCGACAAGCGTCTCGTCCTGGCCGGTGTCCTGCTGGCTGCCGTCGCATTCGCCTTCTGGACCGGCTCCCGGTACCCGTCGCTCGACAACAAGGCGATGATGGCGGGCGACGCCGAGATCACCGGCCTCGCCTTCGACCGCGTCGTGGAGGTCGCCCCGGACGCGCCGGTGCTGACGCGCATCGGCGCCAACTCGGTCAACTGGGCCTACACCAACAAGCAGGGGATGACGTTCGGCGTGCTGTTCGCCGCCCTCGTGCTGACGGTGCTGCCGCTCGCGTCGAAGCGCAAGTTCGAGGGGGGGATGGCGAACACGCTGATGGGCGTCGCGATGGGGGCCCCGCTGGGCGTGTGCGTCAACTGCGCCGTGCCCATCGCCGAGGGCATCCACCAGTCCGGCGCGAGAGGCGAGACGACGCTGGCCACGCTGATGTCGTCGCCGACGCTCAACGTGGTCGTGCTGTCGATGACGTTCGCGCTGTTCCCCTTCTGGATGGCGTCGCTGAAGCTCGGCCTCACGCTGGGCTTCATCCTGCTCGTGATCCCGCTGCTGGTGCGGATGCTGTGGAAGGAGCGCGGCCCCGCCCCTGCCGCCGAGGTGCTCGCCCCGGACGGCGCGACCATCGGCCCGGATCTCCCCGCGGCCCCGGCGCTCGACGAGGCGATGGGCTTCGACACGCGCCCGGCGACGTGGGGCGCGGCGATCGCCTGGACGGTCCGCTCGCTGGTCAAGAACCTCTGGTACATCGGCAAGACGACGGTCCCGCTGATGCTGCTCGCGGGCCTGCTCGGCGCCATCGTAGTGACGCTGCTCCCGTGGGAGGCGCTGACGAACTGGCTGCCGGCCCTGCAGCTGAAGGCCCACCCGATCCAGACGATCGCGACGCTCGCCGCCGTGGCCCTGCTGGGCACGTTCCTGCCGGTGCCCATCGCGTTCGACGTGATCGTGTGCGCGATCCTGAGCGCGGCGGGCGTCCCGCTGGCCTACGTGGCCGTCCTGTTCGTGACGCTGGGCACGTTCAGCGCGTACCCGTTCCTCCAGATCCAGCACTCGATGTCCCGGCCGACGGCCGTGGGCCTGTTCGTGGGCGTGGCGCTGCTGGGCGTGATGGCGGGCGTGGCGGCGCTCGTGCTGAACCCGTGGTACGAGACCCGTCAGCAGACGGTCGCCGCGACGGCGCTGCTCGCGGCCGACCCGGCCCCGCGCGCGACCTTCCCCACCGAGGCCCTCTCCGCCGACGCCGTCCGCGCGCTGCTGATCGCCGCGCCCGCCTCGGCGGCCGTGTCGTCGGCCGACGGCGTGACCGTGGAGCGGACCGCGTTCCGCACCGCCGGTACCGGCGGCGGTGAGCCCGGCACGATGGCCTTCACCTCCATCCACGGCGCCGACCTGGGCATCGCGGAGCCGAGCAACGCGACCGTGGACCGCGCCCTCGTGGGCATCGGCACCAACCGCGCCGCGGCGTCGGGCGACGTGCACGGCGACGGCTGGCCGGACCTCGTGTTCACCTCGCAGGCCGGCGTCTCGCTGTGGGCCAACATCGGCGGCGAGCGGTTCGTGCGTCAGGAGATCGCCGTCCCGGCCTTCGACGACCTCTACATCGCCGACGCCGGGCTCGTGGACCTCGACGGCGACGGCGCGCTCGACCTCTACGTGGCCTCGGCGGGCGGCGGCAACCACGTCGTCTACAACGACGGCGGCGCGTTCACCGAGGCGGGCCACGTCGTGCTGCCGAACCTGCCGGGCGCCTTCCGCTCCACCTCGACCGCCTTCGGCGACGTCAACGGCGACGGCGCGCTCGACATCGTGGTCGGCAACGTGGTCGGCGCCAACGTCCGCACACCGGGCAACCCGGCGGACACGTCGCTGGAGGAAGCCCGCAACGCGCTCCTCCTCAACGAGGGCGGCCGCGGCGCGTTCGCGATGGAGGCGCTGCCCGGCGTCCCTGGCGAGACGCTCTCGTTGCTGCTCTCCGACCTCGACGGCGACGGCGACCTCGACCTCGTCGCGGGCAACGACTTCAGCACCCCCGACGTGTTCTACCTCGGCGACGGCGCGGGCGGCTTCCGGCTCGTCACGCGCCAGGACGGCATCGTCCCGACGGGCACCAACACGACCATGAGCGTCGTCTCGGCGGACCTCGACAACGACCTCCGCCCCGAGCTCTTCATCGCCCAGATCGGGCACCTGGAGAACGCGCGGGTCGCGGGACGCCTCCCGGCGGACGTGATGTGCGCCGAGCGGGCCGAGCAGGACCGCGAGGCGTGCGAGCGCGCCTACCGCTTCCAGCTGACCCAGACACGCGCCCGCGACCAGCAGTCGGCGAGCGTGTGCATGGAGCTCGACGACCCCGCCGAGCAGGCCGACTGCGCGGCCAACTTCCTCGCCCAGACCAAGGGTCGCAACGGCGCCAACTGTGACGTGCTGACCGAGGCGGGACGCTGGCGGCTCCAGAGCCGCTACTGCGCCCTGTTCGAGCAGCGCGTAGCGCCCCTCTCGGAGGCCGACAAGGCGGCCCTGATCCCGTCGAAGGGCAACAACCTCAACGTCCTCTTGCGCCGCGCCGACGGCGACGCCCTCCGCTACACCGACGAGGTGGAGATGTCCGGCCTCACGCGGACGGGCTGGACCTGGGACACCCGCTTCGCGGACTTCGACCAGGACGGCTGGCAGGACCTGTTCGTCGTCAACAGCGTGATGATGAACCGCCGCAACGACCGTGACCTGCTGTTCCGCAACGTCGACGGGCGCCGCTTCGAGAACGTCACCGAGACGGTCCCCGGCCTGGGCTCGTGGATGGCGACCTACGCCACGACCGCCGTCGACCTCGACCTCGACGGCGACCTGGACCTCGTGACGCCCCGCGCCATGGGCCCGGTGGATGTTTTCCGGAACGAGGCGGGTGGGGCCGCCCTCCAGGTGGTGCTCCGCGACGATGCGGGCGGCACGACCACCGGCATCGGCGCCACCGTCATCGTCCGCTACGGTGACGGCAAGCACCAGATGCGCGAGATCCAGGCCTCGGGCGGCTTCCTGTCGTTCGACGAGCCCGTCGCCCACTTCGGCCTCGGCGACGCGAGCGCCGTGGACACGATCGAGGTCCGCTGGTCGACCGGCGAGACGACCGTCCTCTCGGGTCCGTTCGCGACCGGCGCGCGCTACACGGTCCGCCGGGAGACGCGCTGA
- a CDS encoding sulfotransferase domain-containing protein, which produces MGAVIWLASYPKSGNTWTRALLAGHDEAGALDLNRIGHAGHPGGIRGLDDLIGVNPTMLRMDEIDRYKPDAARAFARDTADWAGVVYCKIHSANVATASGDRFFPADAGRAVYIVRNPLDVATSTAPFFGLDIDKAIARMANSDFILNPWRRSHTYIAPEPMGSWSDHVLSWLDAPGLDLHVVRYEDLHADTAGTFAAVLDFVGVDTDPARIQAAVEAARFERLREKESAEGFWEHNMGRATAPFFRKGKTGSWREELTPEQARRVVADHEAVMRRLGYGDVIDEVAALPTE; this is translated from the coding sequence ATGGGCGCCGTCATCTGGCTCGCGTCGTACCCGAAGTCCGGCAACACCTGGACGCGGGCACTGCTGGCCGGGCACGACGAGGCCGGGGCGCTCGACCTCAACCGGATCGGCCACGCCGGCCACCCGGGCGGCATCCGCGGCCTCGACGACCTGATCGGCGTCAACCCGACGATGCTCCGCATGGACGAGATCGACCGGTACAAGCCCGACGCGGCCCGCGCATTCGCGCGCGACACGGCCGACTGGGCCGGCGTCGTCTACTGCAAGATCCACAGCGCGAACGTCGCAACGGCGTCCGGCGACCGCTTCTTCCCCGCCGACGCGGGGCGGGCGGTCTACATCGTCCGCAACCCGCTCGACGTGGCCACCTCGACGGCGCCCTTCTTCGGCCTCGACATCGACAAGGCCATCGCGCGGATGGCCAACTCGGACTTCATCCTCAACCCCTGGCGGCGCAGCCACACCTACATCGCCCCGGAGCCGATGGGGTCGTGGAGCGACCACGTCCTGTCCTGGCTCGACGCCCCGGGCCTGGACCTCCACGTCGTCCGCTACGAGGACCTGCACGCGGATACCGCTGGCACGTTCGCCGCCGTGCTCGACTTCGTCGGCGTCGACACAGATCCGGCGCGCATCCAGGCGGCCGTGGAGGCCGCGCGCTTCGAGCGACTCCGCGAGAAGGAGTCCGCCGAGGGCTTCTGGGAGCACAACATGGGCCGTGCGACGGCGCCGTTCTTCCGCAAGGGGAAGACGGGGTCCTGGCGCGAGGAGCTGACGCCCGAGCAGGCGCGGCGCGTCGTGGCTGACCATGAGGCCGTCATGCGACGCCTCGGCTACGGCGACGTGATCGACGAGGTCGCCGCGCTCCCGACGGAATGA
- a CDS encoding PqqD family protein yields MSDAPLPSDAPLRRAQRAMHADVNGTAVMMDIEAGHYYGLNAVGTHIWGLLAEPTTPAQIAADLPVHFEVEPEEAERATQTFLADLLTRGLIEPAGA; encoded by the coding sequence ATGTCCGACGCTCCCCTCCCCTCCGACGCCCCGCTGCGTCGCGCCCAGCGCGCGATGCACGCCGACGTCAACGGAACCGCCGTGATGATGGACATCGAAGCGGGCCACTACTACGGGCTCAACGCCGTCGGCACGCACATCTGGGGCCTCCTCGCCGAGCCGACGACGCCCGCCCAGATCGCGGCCGACCTGCCGGTCCACTTCGAAGTCGAGCCAGAGGAGGCCGAGCGAGCCACGCAGACGTTCCTCGCGGACCTCCTGACCCGCGGCCTGATCGAACCCGCAGGCGCCTAG